The following proteins come from a genomic window of Achromobacter deleyi:
- a CDS encoding YaiI/YqxD family protein gives MQIWVDADACPGVIKDILFRAAQRWQVSLTLVANQALHTPPSPLIRAVQVPRGFDVADAHIAERAVAGDLVITGDIPLAAQVLEKGAMALNPRGERYSPETIRERLAVRDMMEELRASGVDTGGPPSFSQADRKAFANQLDTLLARAARLAAPKA, from the coding sequence ATGCAGATCTGGGTCGACGCGGACGCCTGCCCGGGCGTCATCAAGGACATCCTGTTCCGCGCCGCGCAGCGCTGGCAGGTGTCCCTGACGCTGGTGGCGAACCAGGCGCTGCACACGCCGCCGTCGCCGCTGATCCGCGCGGTGCAGGTGCCGCGCGGCTTCGACGTGGCCGATGCCCACATCGCCGAACGCGCGGTGGCGGGCGACCTGGTGATCACGGGCGACATCCCGCTGGCCGCGCAGGTGCTGGAGAAAGGCGCGATGGCGCTGAATCCGCGCGGCGAACGCTATTCGCCGGAGACCATCCGCGAACGGCTGGCGGTGCGGGACATGATGGAGGAATTGCGCGCCAGCGGCGTGGACACGGGCGGACCGCCCTCGTTCAGCCAGGCCGACCGCAAGGCCTTCGCCAACCAGCTCGATACCCTGCTGGCGCGCGCGGCGCGGCTGGCCGCGCCCAAGGCCTGA
- the gloB gene encoding hydroxyacylglutathione hydrolase, translated as MQALTAPAGGRERNAAVLPLPAFTDNYIWAIVRDGQAAVVDPGEAGPVLQWLAREGLKLRAILLTHHHGDHVGGVLELSRIGDITVYGPAREKLPRCDVPLVEGDRVVLPELDLDLTVLDVPGHTAGHIAYTGRAAGKQPVLFCGDTLFAGGCGRLFEGTPAQMSDSLEKFSVLPPDTQVFCAHEYTLANLRWAMAVEPANRTLQQWYQRARQLRAEGLPTLPSTIGQERATNPFLRTQQADVVRAADNWAGHDHPTPVEVFASLREWKNDFK; from the coding sequence ATGCAAGCCTTGACCGCCCCCGCAGGCGGCCGCGAGCGCAATGCCGCGGTCTTGCCCCTGCCCGCCTTCACCGACAACTATATCTGGGCCATCGTCCGCGACGGCCAGGCCGCCGTGGTCGACCCCGGCGAAGCCGGCCCGGTGCTGCAATGGCTGGCCCGCGAAGGCCTGAAGCTGCGCGCCATTCTACTCACGCACCACCACGGCGACCATGTGGGCGGCGTGCTTGAATTGTCCCGCATCGGCGACATCACGGTATATGGTCCTGCGCGCGAAAAGCTGCCGCGCTGCGACGTGCCGCTGGTCGAGGGCGACCGCGTGGTGCTGCCGGAACTGGACCTGGACCTGACCGTCCTGGACGTGCCGGGACACACCGCGGGCCACATTGCGTACACCGGCCGGGCGGCGGGAAAACAGCCTGTGCTGTTCTGTGGCGACACCCTGTTTGCCGGGGGCTGTGGCCGGCTTTTCGAGGGCACTCCCGCGCAAATGTCTGATTCCTTGGAAAAATTTTCTGTTTTACCGCCGGATACACAGGTTTTTTGCGCACACGAGTACACTCTAGCGAACTTGCGCTGGGCCATGGCGGTCGAACCCGCCAACCGCACCCTGCAACAGTGGTATCAGCGGGCCCGGCAATTACGCGCAGAAGGTCTTCCCACGCTTCCGTCGACCATCGGTCAGGAACGCGCGACCAACCCGTTTTTGCGTACGCAGCAAGCTGACGTCGTCCGCGCCGCAGACAACTGGGCCGGCCACGACCACCCGACGCCGGTAGAGGTTTTTGCCTCCCTTCGTGAATGGAAGAACGATTTCAAGTGA
- a CDS encoding TAXI family TRAP transporter solute-binding subunit, translating to MTMLKRFLLLALCLLLAACGRAPDADALRADVERGLAATYGADLFRVDQLKRMGSAADSSAPAGETRRVVYYDLRLAVTRDIALGAWDQPGAAALVTLLGAGPRSISGVKSSGNQAGDEIVAHASAIYRKDGDAWTLVTPAGFKAAEAPSLDTGAPPPVTQRLLDTLDQITHSVAYSASSTAQHVVQQELERSVARINGRLARMQQGYPLAGGPDRGEYVTFARALGAVGQARQIRVTPLITGGGAENIALLRSGDAVVGLAQADTAKLAYEGRGPFASQGPFAGLRALGSLYPEMVHIVVRDDARLRGVRDLKGKKIALGAEGSAVRATLEAVLAAHGLQAGRDYEAVPTPFTASLPALNAGTIDAAAQVIGIPATPLRDALTQAHLKLLPLDPAAVKALAAQDDALMPLGIPAGTYPNQPEPVATIGTAALLLTTSDLTRDEALQVVRAVYQTGQDLLAAGSPQGAQVNVANARRGLTVPLHDGAEEGLAALENAKPR from the coding sequence GTGACCATGCTGAAGCGATTCCTGCTGCTGGCCCTGTGCCTCCTGCTGGCCGCCTGCGGCCGCGCCCCCGACGCCGACGCGCTGCGCGCCGACGTCGAGCGCGGCCTGGCCGCCACCTATGGCGCGGACCTGTTCCGCGTCGACCAGCTCAAGCGCATGGGGTCGGCCGCCGACAGCAGCGCACCTGCTGGAGAAACCCGCCGCGTGGTCTATTACGACCTGCGGCTGGCGGTGACGCGCGATATCGCGCTGGGTGCCTGGGACCAACCCGGCGCCGCGGCGCTGGTGACCCTGCTGGGCGCCGGTCCGCGCAGCATCAGCGGCGTGAAATCCAGCGGCAACCAGGCCGGCGACGAGATCGTCGCCCACGCCAGCGCCATCTACCGCAAGGACGGCGACGCCTGGACGCTGGTAACCCCGGCCGGCTTCAAGGCCGCCGAGGCGCCGTCGCTGGACACCGGCGCGCCGCCGCCCGTGACGCAGCGGCTGCTCGACACGCTGGACCAGATCACCCATTCGGTCGCCTACAGCGCCTCCAGCACGGCGCAGCACGTGGTGCAGCAGGAGCTGGAACGCTCCGTCGCGCGCATCAACGGCCGGCTGGCGCGGATGCAGCAGGGCTATCCGCTGGCGGGCGGCCCGGATCGCGGGGAATACGTCACCTTCGCGCGCGCCCTGGGCGCCGTGGGCCAGGCCCGCCAGATCCGCGTCACGCCGCTGATCACCGGCGGCGGGGCCGAGAACATCGCCCTGCTGCGCAGCGGCGACGCGGTGGTCGGACTGGCTCAGGCCGACACCGCCAAGCTGGCGTACGAGGGCCGCGGTCCATTCGCGTCGCAAGGGCCGTTCGCCGGCCTGCGGGCGCTGGGCAGCCTCTATCCCGAAATGGTGCACATCGTCGTGCGCGACGACGCCAGGCTGCGCGGCGTGCGTGACCTGAAGGGCAAGAAGATCGCGCTCGGCGCGGAAGGCTCCGCGGTGCGCGCCACGCTCGAAGCGGTGCTGGCGGCGCATGGCCTGCAGGCCGGACGCGACTACGAGGCGGTGCCCACCCCCTTCACCGCTTCGCTGCCGGCGCTGAACGCCGGTACCATCGACGCCGCCGCGCAGGTGATCGGCATTCCCGCCACGCCCTTGCGCGACGCGCTGACCCAGGCGCACCTGAAGCTGCTGCCGCTCGATCCGGCCGCGGTCAAGGCCCTGGCCGCGCAGGACGACGCGCTGATGCCGCTGGGGATACCGGCGGGCACCTACCCGAACCAGCCCGAACCGGTGGCCACCATCGGCACCGCGGCGCTGCTGCTGACCACCTCGGACCTGACCCGCGACGAAGCCCTGCAGGTGGTGCGGGCGGTCTACCAGACCGGACAGGACCTGCTGGCCGCCGGTTCGCCGCAGGGCGCCCAGGTCAACGTCGCCAACGCCCGGCGCGGCCTGACCGTGCCGCTGCACGACGGCGCCGAGGAAGGACTGGCCGCGCTCGAAAATGCCAAACCGCGCTGA
- a CDS encoding class I SAM-dependent methyltransferase — protein sequence MAEETPPIVELAEWFQTPPGQYALAWERAQFDAAVADVFGYYAWQVGLADLNLLRANRMPFKGYVGTETPSPESITGWQSRVVLAQPEALPFESQSVDLLILPHAFECAEEPHNVLREVERVLVPEGRVVISGFNPWSMWGARTRMPGMEPWLPQPPASQVSLPRLKDWFKLLSLEVEQSHFGCYAPACRSEKWLQRWGFLESAGARWWSLGGAVYLVSAVKRVASMRIIGPAWKTKPKRARAASVVVNRQADDGFDRS from the coding sequence GTGGCAGAAGAAACTCCGCCGATTGTAGAACTGGCCGAATGGTTCCAGACCCCGCCAGGGCAATACGCCCTGGCCTGGGAGCGCGCGCAGTTCGACGCGGCCGTGGCGGACGTCTTCGGATATTACGCCTGGCAGGTCGGCCTGGCCGACCTGAACCTGCTGCGCGCCAACCGCATGCCGTTCAAGGGCTATGTGGGCACCGAGACGCCATCGCCCGAGAGCATCACCGGCTGGCAGTCGCGGGTGGTGCTGGCCCAGCCCGAAGCGCTGCCGTTCGAATCGCAGAGCGTGGACCTGCTGATCCTGCCGCACGCCTTCGAATGCGCCGAGGAACCGCACAACGTGCTGCGCGAGGTCGAGCGCGTGCTGGTGCCGGAAGGGCGGGTGGTGATCTCCGGCTTCAACCCCTGGAGCATGTGGGGCGCGCGCACGCGCATGCCGGGCATGGAGCCCTGGCTGCCCCAGCCGCCGGCCTCGCAGGTCTCGCTGCCGCGCCTGAAAGACTGGTTCAAGCTGCTGTCGCTGGAAGTCGAGCAAAGCCATTTCGGCTGCTACGCGCCGGCCTGCCGCAGCGAGAAATGGCTGCAGCGCTGGGGTTTCCTGGAGTCGGCCGGCGCGCGCTGGTGGAGCCTGGGCGGCGCGGTCTACCTGGTGTCGGCCGTCAAGCGCGTGGCCAGCATGCGTATCATCGGCCCGGCCTGGAAGACCAAGCCCAAGCGCGCCCGCGCGGCCTCGGTGGTGGTCAACCGCCAGGCGGACGACGGCTTCGACCGCTCCTGA
- the rnhA gene encoding ribonuclease HI has translation MQDDNANDQKVEMWTDGACKGNPGPGGWGVLMRAGAHEKTMHGGEAQTTNNRMELLAVIEGLRALKRPCVVTIHTDSQYVMKGMTEWLANWKRRGWMTADKKPVKNAELWQALDDQVRRHTVSWRWVRGHAGDPGNERADQLANQGVESVRRG, from the coding sequence ATGCAGGACGACAACGCGAACGACCAGAAAGTGGAAATGTGGACCGACGGCGCCTGCAAGGGCAATCCGGGTCCGGGCGGTTGGGGCGTGTTGATGCGCGCCGGCGCGCACGAAAAGACCATGCACGGCGGCGAGGCCCAGACCACCAACAACCGCATGGAATTGCTGGCCGTGATCGAGGGCCTGCGCGCGCTCAAGCGCCCGTGCGTCGTCACCATCCACACCGACTCCCAGTACGTCATGAAGGGCATGACCGAATGGCTCGCCAACTGGAAGCGGCGCGGCTGGATGACGGCCGACAAGAAGCCGGTCAAGAACGCCGAGCTGTGGCAGGCGCTGGATGACCAGGTGCGCCGCCACACCGTGTCGTGGCGCTGGGTCCGCGGCCATGCCGGCGATCCCGGCAACGAACGCGCCGACCAGCTCGCCAACCAGGGCGTCGAGTCGGTCCGCCGGGGCTGA
- a CDS encoding ribbon-helix-helix protein, CopG family, producing the protein MNKFDLQKNQALKLAGQLKQAATPDRFGTASQAPDRREQRKLDQAAGLVPFPVKLSQAQADQLRAAAAERGVSTNDIVAEALQKALG; encoded by the coding sequence ATGAACAAATTCGATCTGCAAAAGAACCAGGCGCTGAAACTGGCCGGCCAACTCAAGCAAGCCGCCACGCCCGACCGCTTCGGCACCGCCTCCCAGGCGCCTGACCGCCGTGAACAGCGCAAGCTGGATCAGGCCGCCGGCCTGGTGCCCTTTCCCGTGAAGCTGTCGCAGGCCCAGGCGGACCAGTTGCGCGCCGCCGCCGCCGAACGCGGCGTGAGCACCAACGACATCGTCGCCGAAGCGCTGCAGAAGGCCCTGGGCTGA
- a CDS encoding efflux RND transporter permease subunit: MRISETCIKRPVFASVLSLVIVLIGLISYSRLTVREYPKIDEPIVSVDTTYKGASPEVIESQVTKPLEDQLAGIEGVDVMTSRSRSERSLINIKFNLSRNPDAAAAEVRDKVSRARRFLPDEIDEPIIGKVEADSQPIIYIAVESGSYSAIQTSDYINRYIKTRLSVLPGAAEVRVFGERLPSMRIYVDRDKLAAYGLTVQDVESALRSQNVEIPAGRIESRAREFSVVSSTDLQTPAQFENVIVANVKGYPVRLRDVSKVEIGAANDRILSRFNGKPAINIGVTRQSTANPLELSKAAREEVVRLNENLPAGMKLTIAYDSSVFIERSIDSVFHTIGEAIILVVLVIFFFLRNLRASIIPIVTIPVSLVGACALMYFFGFSINTLTLLAMVLAIGLVVDDAIVVLENIYRHIEDGMPRREAALRGSREIGFAVVAMTMTLVTVYAPLAFATGRTGRLFIEFALALAGAVLVSGFVALTLTPMMCSVLLRHQSSHSRWYNLIEGWLNAMSNGYRRALGASLRHRWVVVAIGVAVAAGSGVLFKVVKSELAPIEDRGVVFGIVSSPEGATLNYTLDSMLGIEQFYAAIPEASGSQVTVGFPTVTDGTAILRLKPWEERGRRQQAITQELQPLFSSLPGVRAFPTNPPSLGQSARSKPVEFIIMSQASYEELSRLTEVFLTELRKYPGLLNLDTDLRLNTPELRVRVDRDKMADVGTNVDTVGRTLESMLGGRQVTRYKDQGEQYDVIVQVTPRDRATPTDISGIHVRARDGSMVQLDNLVAVHEGVSPQSLNHFNRLRAVKIDAAVAPGYALGEVLAHMHQVAREVLPNTVVTDLDGQSREFRDSSGSIYLVFAMALAFIYLVLAAQFESWRNPFIIMLSVPLSMTGALLALWLTGGTLSIYSQIGLITLVGLITKHGILIVEFTNQLRDEGKALFEAVTEASVLRLRPILMTTGAMVLGTVPLALSSGAGAESRQQIGWVLVGGLMLGTLLTLFVVPVAYTLIATARRKPGPAGSAAHSSAEPPEGHAPSASAAQASE, from the coding sequence ATGCGTATCTCGGAAACCTGTATCAAACGGCCGGTGTTTGCGTCGGTGCTGTCGCTGGTCATCGTGCTGATCGGCCTGATCTCGTATTCGCGCCTGACGGTGCGCGAATATCCCAAGATCGACGAACCCATCGTCTCGGTCGACACCACCTACAAGGGCGCCTCGCCCGAGGTGATCGAGTCGCAGGTGACCAAGCCGCTGGAAGACCAGCTGGCCGGCATCGAGGGCGTGGACGTGATGACCTCGCGCAGCCGCTCCGAGCGCAGCCTGATCAACATCAAGTTCAACCTGTCGCGCAACCCGGACGCCGCGGCGGCCGAGGTGCGCGACAAGGTCTCGCGCGCGCGCCGCTTCCTGCCCGATGAAATCGACGAGCCCATCATCGGCAAGGTCGAGGCCGATTCGCAGCCCATCATCTACATCGCGGTCGAGTCCGGCTCGTATTCCGCGATCCAGACTTCCGACTACATCAACCGCTACATCAAGACCCGCCTGTCGGTGCTGCCGGGCGCGGCCGAGGTGCGGGTGTTCGGCGAACGCCTGCCGTCCATGCGCATCTACGTGGATCGCGACAAGCTGGCCGCCTACGGCCTGACGGTGCAGGACGTGGAGTCGGCGCTGCGCAGCCAGAACGTGGAGATCCCGGCCGGCCGCATCGAGTCGCGGGCGCGCGAGTTCTCGGTGGTGTCGTCCACCGACCTGCAGACGCCGGCGCAGTTCGAGAACGTCATCGTCGCCAACGTGAAGGGCTATCCGGTGCGGCTGCGCGACGTCTCCAAGGTCGAGATCGGCGCCGCCAACGACCGCATCCTGTCGCGCTTCAACGGCAAGCCGGCCATCAACATCGGCGTGACGCGCCAGTCCACCGCCAACCCGCTGGAGCTGTCCAAGGCCGCGCGCGAGGAAGTGGTGCGGCTGAACGAGAACCTGCCCGCGGGCATGAAGCTGACCATCGCCTACGACTCGTCGGTGTTCATCGAGCGTTCCATCGACTCGGTGTTCCACACCATCGGCGAGGCCATCATCCTGGTGGTGCTGGTGATCTTCTTCTTCCTGCGCAACCTGCGCGCCAGCATCATTCCCATCGTCACCATCCCGGTGTCGCTGGTGGGCGCCTGCGCGCTGATGTATTTCTTCGGCTTTTCCATCAATACGCTGACGCTGCTGGCCATGGTGCTGGCCATCGGACTGGTGGTGGACGACGCCATCGTGGTGCTGGAGAACATCTACCGCCACATCGAGGACGGCATGCCGCGCAGGGAAGCGGCGCTGCGCGGCTCGCGCGAGATCGGCTTCGCCGTGGTGGCCATGACCATGACCCTGGTGACGGTGTATGCGCCGCTGGCGTTCGCCACCGGCCGCACCGGACGCCTGTTCATCGAGTTCGCGCTGGCGCTGGCCGGCGCGGTGCTGGTGTCCGGCTTCGTGGCGCTGACCCTGACGCCGATGATGTGCTCGGTGCTGCTGCGCCACCAGAGCAGCCACAGCCGCTGGTACAACCTGATCGAAGGCTGGCTCAACGCCATGAGCAATGGCTATCGGCGGGCGCTGGGGGCGTCGCTGCGGCATCGCTGGGTGGTGGTGGCGATCGGCGTCGCGGTGGCCGCCGGCAGCGGCGTGCTGTTCAAGGTGGTCAAGAGCGAGCTGGCGCCGATCGAGGATCGCGGCGTGGTGTTCGGCATCGTCAGCTCGCCGGAAGGCGCCACGCTGAACTACACGCTCGACAGCATGCTTGGCATCGAGCAGTTCTATGCCGCCATTCCGGAAGCCAGCGGCAGCCAGGTCACGGTGGGCTTTCCCACGGTGACCGACGGCACCGCGATCCTGCGCCTGAAGCCCTGGGAAGAGCGCGGCCGCCGCCAGCAGGCCATCACGCAGGAACTGCAGCCGCTGTTCTCGTCGCTGCCGGGGGTGCGGGCGTTCCCGACCAACCCGCCGTCGCTGGGCCAGTCGGCGCGTTCCAAGCCGGTCGAGTTCATCATCATGAGCCAGGCTTCGTACGAGGAACTGTCGCGCCTGACCGAAGTGTTCCTGACGGAGCTGCGCAAGTATCCCGGCCTGCTCAACCTGGACACCGACCTGCGCCTGAACACGCCCGAGCTGCGGGTGCGGGTGGACCGCGACAAGATGGCCGACGTCGGCACCAACGTCGACACCGTGGGCCGCACCCTCGAATCGATGCTGGGCGGGCGCCAGGTGACCCGCTACAAGGACCAGGGCGAGCAGTACGACGTGATCGTGCAGGTCACGCCGCGCGACCGCGCCACGCCCACCGACATCTCCGGCATCCACGTGCGGGCGCGCGACGGCAGCATGGTGCAGCTGGACAACCTGGTGGCCGTGCACGAGGGCGTGTCGCCGCAGTCGCTGAACCACTTCAACCGCCTGCGCGCGGTCAAGATCGACGCCGCGGTGGCGCCGGGCTATGCGCTGGGCGAGGTGCTCGCGCACATGCACCAGGTTGCCCGCGAGGTGCTGCCCAACACGGTGGTGACCGACCTGGACGGCCAGTCGCGCGAATTCCGTGACTCGTCCGGCAGCATCTACCTGGTGTTCGCCATGGCGCTGGCCTTCATCTACCTGGTGCTGGCCGCCCAGTTCGAGAGCTGGCGCAACCCCTTCATCATCATGCTGTCGGTGCCGCTGTCCATGACCGGCGCGCTGCTGGCGCTGTGGCTGACCGGCGGCACGCTGTCGATCTACAGCCAGATCGGCCTGATCACGCTGGTCGGCCTGATCACCAAGCACGGCATCCTGATCGTCGAATTCACCAACCAGCTGCGCGACGAGGGCAAGGCCCTGTTCGAGGCCGTGACCGAGGCCAGCGTGCTGCGCCTGCGGCCGATCCTGATGACCACCGGCGCCATGGTGCTGGGCACCGTGCCGCTGGCGCTGTCCTCGGGCGCGGGCGCCGAATCGCGCCAGCAGATCGGCTGGGTCCTGGTGGGCGGGCTGATGCTGGGTACACTATTGACCTTGTTCGTCGTGCCGGTGGCCTACACCCTGATCGCCACCGCACGCAGGAAACCCGGCCCGGCCGGCAGCGCAGCGCATTCTTCGGCCGAACCGCCGGAGGGCCACGCGCCGTCGGCGTCCGCGGCCCAAGCGTCGGAATAG
- the dnaQ gene encoding DNA polymerase III subunit epsilon, with translation MRQIIFDTETTGLDPAQGHRIVEIGCVELVNRMSTGNNLHIYLNPDRDSDPEALAVHGLTTEFLSDKPRFGEVADEFVKFIEGAELIAHNAAFDVKFFNAELAKTGRGPITEYCETITDSLLHARSLFPGKRNSLDALCDRFGISNAHRTLHGALLDSQLLAEVWLAMTRGQDALLIDVDDNDAGAGGGVVLAKFDASGLPVVKASEAELAEHETYLATLDKSVGGECVWRKMDAPAAVS, from the coding sequence ATGCGCCAGATCATCTTTGACACTGAAACCACCGGGCTGGATCCCGCCCAGGGACACCGCATCGTCGAAATCGGTTGCGTCGAACTGGTCAACCGGATGTCCACCGGCAACAACCTGCACATCTACCTGAACCCGGATCGCGACAGCGACCCCGAGGCGCTGGCGGTGCACGGCCTGACCACCGAATTCCTGTCCGACAAGCCGCGCTTCGGCGAAGTGGCAGATGAATTCGTCAAGTTCATCGAGGGCGCCGAGTTGATCGCGCACAATGCCGCGTTCGACGTCAAGTTTTTCAACGCCGAGCTGGCCAAGACCGGCCGCGGCCCGATCACCGAGTACTGCGAGACGATCACCGACTCGCTGCTGCACGCGCGCTCGCTGTTCCCGGGCAAGCGCAACTCGCTGGACGCGCTGTGCGATCGCTTCGGCATCTCGAATGCGCACCGCACGCTGCACGGCGCATTGCTCGACTCGCAGCTGCTGGCGGAAGTCTGGCTGGCCATGACCCGGGGGCAGGACGCGCTGCTGATCGACGTCGACGACAACGACGCGGGCGCGGGCGGCGGCGTGGTGCTGGCGAAGTTCGACGCCTCGGGCCTGCCGGTGGTCAAGGCCAGCGAGGCCGAGCTGGCCGAGCACGAAACCTATCTGGCGACGCTGGACAAGTCGGTGGGCGGCGAGTGCGTCTGGCGCAAAATGGACGCGCCGGCTGCGGTCAGCTGA
- a CDS encoding efflux RND transporter periplasmic adaptor subunit, which yields MKKAALLAAVAAGVAAGAALGVFVPRWLAPAATPVAAAAPAKPVSKPAPVRVEVSAVAEIPFARGLSAVGSLRSDEAVMLRPEVAGRIQSIDFKEGQPVKRGQALIRLDDSVPRAELAQARANLALAQSHYRRAVALQAKGFVSQQARDESASTLKVQEAAVALAQARLDKMTISAPFAGFAGLRSVSVGDYVNQGQDLAPLEAIDPLKVDFRVPEMYLSKVGVGQQLTLRLDALPGQERPGLVYAVSPLVDAGGRSILLRATVANADSLLRPGMFARVQLLFNQDKALVAPEAALSPSGETQYVYRVKDGVAERREVTIGERREGKVEILTGVAAGDQLVVSGLQRVTDGGPVQVVKNGA from the coding sequence ATGAAAAAAGCTGCATTGCTGGCCGCTGTCGCGGCAGGAGTGGCCGCGGGGGCCGCTCTGGGCGTATTCGTGCCGCGCTGGCTCGCGCCGGCCGCCACGCCGGTGGCCGCCGCCGCGCCCGCCAAACCCGTCTCCAAGCCTGCCCCGGTGCGGGTCGAGGTCTCCGCCGTTGCGGAAATTCCGTTCGCCCGTGGCCTGTCGGCCGTGGGCAGCCTGCGCTCGGACGAAGCGGTGATGCTGCGGCCCGAAGTGGCCGGCCGCATCCAGTCGATCGACTTCAAGGAAGGCCAGCCGGTCAAGCGCGGCCAGGCGCTGATCCGCCTGGATGATTCCGTGCCGCGCGCCGAACTGGCGCAGGCGCGCGCCAACCTGGCGCTGGCGCAGAGCCACTATCGCCGCGCCGTGGCGCTGCAGGCCAAGGGCTTCGTCAGCCAGCAGGCGCGCGACGAGTCGGCCAGCACGCTCAAGGTGCAGGAAGCCGCGGTGGCGCTGGCCCAGGCGCGCCTGGACAAGATGACCATCAGCGCGCCGTTCGCCGGTTTCGCCGGCCTGCGCAGCGTGTCGGTGGGCGACTACGTGAACCAGGGCCAGGACCTGGCGCCGCTGGAAGCGATCGACCCGCTCAAGGTGGATTTCCGCGTGCCCGAGATGTATCTCAGCAAGGTCGGCGTGGGCCAGCAACTGACGTTGCGGCTGGACGCCTTGCCCGGCCAGGAACGCCCGGGCCTGGTGTATGCCGTCAGCCCGCTGGTCGACGCGGGCGGACGTTCGATCCTGTTGCGCGCCACCGTGGCCAACGCCGATTCGCTGCTGCGCCCCGGCATGTTCGCCCGGGTGCAACTGCTGTTCAACCAGGACAAGGCGCTGGTCGCGCCCGAGGCCGCGCTGTCGCCGTCCGGCGAGACGCAGTACGTGTACCGCGTCAAGGACGGCGTGGCCGAGCGCCGCGAAGTCACCATCGGCGAGCGCCGCGAGGGCAAGGTCGAGATCCTGACGGGCGTGGCGGCCGGCGACCAGCTGGTGGTGTCGGGCCTGCAGCGCGTCACCGACGGCGGCCCGGTGCAGGTCGTCAAAAACGGCGCCTGA
- a CDS encoding IS3 family transposase (programmed frameshift) → MESRMKRTQRDYSLAFKLSVVEQVEKGELTYKEAQRRYGIQGRSTVLVWLRKHGRPGWSGWSLPTVRGVDMDRQGKALTPEQRIKELEVQLKEAREKAQLFEAVVNVLEKDYGVRVKKAFGQVLTQKLVQGLSVARACRYMGHSRQAYYKSRHRERERQQQACQVVSMVTALRVRQPKLGTRKLHHVLRQPLREAGIKAGRDALFDILRSARMLVRPRRAYHKTTDSHHRFRRHPNLLKAGEGQVVATGPEQVWVADITYLPTAQRCTYLSLVTDAYSRKIVGYHVAENLQTEGVRRALEMALRSRRSSQPLVHHSDRGIQYCSTYYQRLHTRHGIRCSMTDGYDCYQNALAERVNGILKGELLLHRPADLAQARLMVRQSVQIYNTERPHLSLQCKTPDEVHRVLSP, encoded by the exons TTGGAATCAAGGATGAAGCGAACGCAGCGGGATTACAGCCTGGCTTTTAAACTGTCGGTGGTCGAGCAGGTGGAAAAAGGCGAGCTGACGTACAAAGAGGCGCAGCGTCGCTATGGGATCCAAGGCCGGTCGACAGTGCTGGTGTGGCTGCGCAAGCATGGACGCCCGGGCTGGAGTGGCTGGAGCCTGCCGACGGTCAGAGGAGTGGATATGGATCGTCAGGGCAAGGCGCTCACGCCCGAGCAGAGGATCAAGGAGCTGGAGGTGCAGCTCAAGGAGGCGCGCGAGAAAGCGCAGTTGTTCGAGGCCGTGGTCAACGTGCTGGAGAAGGACTACGGGGTGCGCGTC AAAAAAGCCTTCGGGCAAGTCCTCACGCAAAAGCTCGTCCAAGGGTTGAGCGTGGCAAGGGCTTGCCGATACATGGGTCACAGCCGCCAGGCCTACTACAAGAGCAGGCACAGGGAGCGAGAGCGCCAGCAGCAGGCGTGCCAGGTGGTGTCGATGGTAACGGCGCTGCGGGTGCGGCAACCGAAGCTGGGTACGCGCAAGCTGCATCACGTGCTGCGTCAGCCGCTACGCGAGGCGGGGATCAAGGCAGGGCGCGATGCGCTGTTCGACATCCTGCGCAGCGCCCGGATGCTGGTGCGGCCGCGCCGGGCGTACCACAAGACCACGGACAGCCATCACCGCTTCCGGCGCCACCCGAACCTGCTCAAGGCAGGCGAAGGCCAAGTGGTGGCGACCGGTCCCGAGCAGGTCTGGGTGGCCGACATCACCTACCTGCCGACCGCCCAGCGGTGCACCTACTTGAGCCTGGTGACCGACGCCTACTCGCGCAAGATCGTGGGCTATCACGTGGCCGAGAACCTGCAAACCGAAGGGGTGCGCCGCGCGCTGGAGATGGCGTTGCGCTCGCGGCGCTCGAGCCAACCGCTGGTGCACCACTCGGATCGAGGCATCCAGTACTGCTCGACGTATTACCAGCGTCTGCACACCCGCCATGGCATTCGTTGCTCGATGACCGACGGCTACGATTGCTACCAGAATGCCTTGGCCGAGCGGGTCAACGGCATCCTCAAGGGAGAGTTGTTGCTCCACAGGCCTGCCGATCTGGCTCAAGCCAGGCTCATGGTCAGGCAGTCCGTCCAGATCTACAACACCGAGCGCCCACACCTGTCCCTACAATGCAAAACACCCGATGAAGTTCATCGGGTGCTCAGTCCGTAG